The stretch of DNA CTGGACAATTACTGCAGAAGAAATTCGTGAGTATGCAGCCGCTTCAGGTGACTTTAACCCGATTCATACGGACCCTGATTATGCACAAAAAGCCGGGCTGAAGGGCTGTATTGCACATGGAATGCTCGTAATGGCGCTTGGAAGCCGTGCGATCCGTGAATGGGAGGCAGGCGATTTAACCTCCTACGAGGCCCGCTTTCAGGCGATGACGTATCCCGACGAGCCGCTTGTGGTCAAAGGCAGCTGGATGGATGAGGCAGCAGGCAAAGGCAGTGTAACAGTCCAAAACGAGAAAGGCGAAATAAAAATGAAAGGCACCTTTACAGTGAAGTGAAGAAAGATGAAAAAAGCGGCCGCTTTTCTTTTTCAGCTTGCGTTTCTGTCCGCTTTGTATTATGGATCTGAGTTTTTTGTTTCCTGGCTGCATATTCCGATTCCAGCCAGTGTTACCGGCATGGTGATCCTGCTTTTTCTTCTATCAAAGAGCTGGGTTCCTGTTCAAATGATCGAAAGTGGAGCTGCTTTTTTAAACAAGCATTTAGCTTTCTTTTTTATTCCAATTGCAGCCGGATTAATCACATACGGGGATCTGATCCGATCAGGCGGCGCTGCCCTTATAGCAGTGATTGCCGGCAGTTCGGTTATGGGTCTTCTTATTACCTCTGGACTTTCTAGTGCATTGGCGAAGAGAAGCAGGGAAAAAGCATGACTGTTATTTACATCATTGTAAC from Domibacillus sp. DTU_2020_1001157_1_SI_ALB_TIR_016 encodes:
- a CDS encoding MaoC family dehydratase, which codes for MFKPLYWTITAEEIREYAAASGDFNPIHTDPDYAQKAGLKGCIAHGMLVMALGSRAIREWEAGDLTSYEARFQAMTYPDEPLVVKGSWMDEAAGKGSVTVQNEKGEIKMKGTFTVK
- a CDS encoding CidA/LrgA family protein; this encodes MKKAAAFLFQLAFLSALYYGSEFFVSWLHIPIPASVTGMVILLFLLSKSWVPVQMIESGAAFLNKHLAFFFIPIAAGLITYGDLIRSGGAALIAVIAGSSVMGLLITSGLSSALAKRSREKA